GGGGGCCGGCCGGTACAGGGTAGGGAGCCGCTGCGGTAGGGGATGCGGGATGGGGGCCGGCCGGTACAGGGTAGGGAGCCGCTGCGGTAGGGGATGCGGGATGGGGGCCGGCCGGTACGGGGTAGGGAGCCGCTGCGGTAGGGGATGCGGGATGGGGGCCGGCCGGTACAGGGTAGGAGGCCGCTACTGACGCCCTGGCGCAGGGGCGGCTGCGGGCGCTGGCGCTGGGAGGCTgcgggctgctgctgggctcggCGCTGGCGGCGGGTGACGAGGGGCTGTACGCGGCGGTGATGCCTGCGCTCCGCGCTCTTCCTCCCGAGGCCGCCCACGGGCTGGCCCTGCGCGCCGCcgccctggggctgctgccgaCCGACCGCCCTGACGGCCCCGCGCTGGTGCGGCTCTGCGGgggaagatggggggggggggggggggagctggcGGGGGGattacggggggggggggagctggcGGGGGGGAttacggggcgggggggggagtCCCAGGGGGACCCAGTGCGGCCCGGCTGGGCTCTTGGGGTGGCCCGGGGGATGGCCCCGGCAGGAGTCGTGGGTCCCCTGGGGGACAGGCACCCAATGAGGACACCCTgcggggcagagggaggggaggaggccGGGGCTGCTCCAGGGGTGGGTGGGCTCTGGCCCTCCCGGCTGCCGATGCTGacccagccccggccccgcaggaGGTGCGAGTCCTCGGGCAGCGGTTCCGCAACCCGGTGGGCCTGGCGGCTGGCTTCGACAAGCAGGGCGAGGCCGTGGATGGACTGTACAAGATTGGGTTTGGCTTCGTGGAAGTGGGGACGGTcacaccccagccccaggagggcAACCCCAGACCCAGGGTCTTCCGGCTGGCAGAGGACGAGGCAATCATTAACAGGTGGGGTCTGCGGTGTCCCagagactggggggggggggggggggctcatTTGGGTGGTCCGGGCTCGGTGGTCTGGGCTGCGGTGGCatgtgctgagcagagctgcagaaaccGTGTGTCTGTCTCGTGTCACTCGTGTGTCCTGGTCAGGGCTTGTGGACACCGGCCCAGCCCCGAGCCTTGTCTGTTTTGAAGCAGGTATGGGTTCAACAGCCACGGGCACGCTGCAGTGGAGCGCAGGCTGCGGGCCCGCCAGGAGACACAGCTCAGGCTCACTGGTGGTGAGACAAGCTTCTAAGCCTTTGCTCTTGGGGTCTGCAGGGTGGGTTTAGGGGCTGCCAGGTAGCTGTAGGCCAGGAAGGGTGTGTAATGCCAGCGTCCAGGCACAGGAGGGCCCTGGCCAGAGCGAGCTGTGCTCAGACAGCAGGAAGCCTTTTGGGGCTGTAATCTCCCCACCTGGGACTGTGGCCCAGGCATCTTTCTCTGCTATTTTCTCTGTGATGGaggctgtgcttgctgctttggGCAGGACATGTCTGCTGAGACTAGCTGGAGCCAACAGGGCCCCATCTGGGTGGTTTCCAAGGGTAACTTCTAgtgggcagccaggctggaggctgcagtgctgcagggtgctTACTGGGGCAGCTGTGGTCATGCCTCTATGGCTGCAGGATGGTCCCAGGCCCAACCCGTGAAACACGTGGGCTGCATATCCCCGTCTTGCTTTTAGCTGGTCCTGGAGCCTCCCTTGTTGGTCGCTCTGGCCCCTCAGGTGGTAGTTGGCCCTCCTGCCCTCATTCAGCTGTGTCTGTGTTGCAGCGGGGATGCCCCTTGGAGTCAACCTGGGCAAGAACAAAAGCTCTACCGATGCCACAGCTGACTACGTGACTGGGGTCCGGATGCTGGGCCCTTTGGCTGACTACCTGGTT
This sequence is a window from Falco peregrinus isolate bFalPer1 chromosome 14, bFalPer1.pri, whole genome shotgun sequence. Protein-coding genes within it:
- the DHODH gene encoding dihydroorotate dehydrogenase (quinone), mitochondrial isoform X3, translating into MATPLRGRLRALALGGCGLLLGSALAAGDEGLYAAVMPALRALPPEAAHGLALRAAALGLLPTDRPDGPALEVRVLGQRFRNPVGLAAGFDKQGEAVDGLYKIGFGFVEVGTVTPQPQEGNPRPRVFRLAEDEAIINRYGFNSHGHAAVERRLRARQETQLRLTGAGMPLGVNLGKNKSSTDATADYVTGVRMLGPLADYLVVNVSSPNTPGLRDLQGKTELRDLLTKLGVDGLIVSNTTVSRPSTLRSRQRTEPGGLSGKPLRELSTQTIREMYSLTQGRGKAGLGAYAGVTHAVLTLCLPTGQVPIIGVGGVSSGHDALEKIRAGASLVQMYTALVYHGPLVVGMVKRELEELLRKQGFKNVMEAVGADHRW
- the DHODH gene encoding dihydroorotate dehydrogenase (quinone), mitochondrial isoform X2, which codes for MATPLRGRLRALALGGCGLLLGSALAAGDEGLYAAVMPALRALPPEAAHGLALRAAALGLLPTDRPDGPALEVRVLGQRFRNPVGLAAGFDKQGEAVDGLYKIGFGFVEVGTVTPQPQEGNPRPRVFRLAEDEAIINRYGFNSHGHAAVERRLRARQETQLRLTGAGMPLGVNLGKNKSSTDATADYVTGVRMLGPLADYLVVNVSSPNTPGLRDLQGKTELRDLLTKVLAERDMLPCEHKPAVLVKIAPDLTMRDKQDIASVVCELGVDGLIVSNTTVSRPSTLRSRQRTEPGGLSGKPLRELSTQTIREMYSLTQGQVPIIGVGGVSSGHDALEKIRAGASLVQMYTALVYHGPLVVGMVKRELEELLRKQGFKNVMEAVGADHRW